A window of Deinococcus sp. HSC-46F16 contains these coding sequences:
- a CDS encoding FAD-binding oxidoreductase, translating into MDGNRRTGWGEALRSRLGGRVSLAPGDRSAHARDEGTPLTCVPGAVVGARSEGDVLETLAVAREWRVPVTPWGAGTSLEGAVLPVPGAISLDLGGLDAVGEPDPVGFTVTVGPGVRRLSLNRRLRPHGLFFPVDPGADASLGGMAATNASGTTTVRYGGMRENVAALRVALADGRVLTLGNAARKSSSGYALKQLFIGSEGTLGVITALTLRLHPLPPMTASVQLAFGDVEGAVAASVTVRGLGLSPERLEFVDAATVAAVNRHRARHDPEAPTLWVEVAGRDHADLDAGLALLREAASLHGGTLVGEARTPEAQTELWAARHGVYDALRAAWPGHATRIGDVCVPLSALARTVALAGQVLDEQGLTAPLVGHIGDGNLHLLMHAPPDDADAWTRIDHVLHALAAHAVAVGGTCTGEHGVGLRKRAYLRSEHGDALDVMREVKAMLDPLNLLNPGKVVGDPALLPASPVSDHGAADGTAADWRPDVPARP; encoded by the coding sequence TTGGACGGAAACCGTAGAACAGGCTGGGGAGAGGCGCTGAGGTCACGGCTAGGCGGGCGCGTCAGCCTCGCCCCCGGTGACCGCAGCGCTCACGCCCGTGACGAGGGCACGCCGCTGACCTGTGTGCCCGGCGCGGTGGTGGGCGCCCGCTCGGAAGGGGACGTGCTGGAAACGCTGGCGGTCGCCCGCGAGTGGCGCGTGCCCGTCACCCCCTGGGGCGCGGGCACCAGCCTGGAGGGGGCGGTGCTGCCGGTGCCGGGGGCGATCTCGCTGGACCTGGGCGGCCTGGACGCGGTGGGCGAGCCGGACCCCGTGGGCTTCACCGTCACCGTGGGGCCGGGGGTGCGGCGCCTGAGCTTGAACCGCCGCCTGCGTCCGCACGGCCTCTTCTTTCCGGTGGACCCCGGCGCGGACGCCTCGCTGGGCGGGATGGCGGCCACCAACGCGAGCGGCACGACCACCGTGCGCTACGGCGGAATGCGCGAGAACGTCGCGGCCCTGCGGGTGGCGCTGGCGGATGGCCGGGTGCTGACGCTGGGCAACGCGGCCCGCAAGAGCAGCAGCGGTTACGCGCTCAAACAACTGTTTATCGGCTCGGAGGGGACGCTGGGGGTCATCACCGCCCTCACCTTGCGGCTGCACCCCCTGCCGCCCATGACCGCCAGCGTGCAACTTGCCTTCGGGGACGTGGAGGGGGCCGTCGCCGCCAGCGTGACCGTGCGCGGCCTGGGCCTGAGCCCCGAGCGGCTGGAATTCGTGGACGCCGCGACGGTGGCCGCCGTGAACCGCCACCGCGCCCGCCACGACCCGGAGGCCCCGACCCTCTGGGTGGAGGTGGCGGGCCGGGACCACGCCGATCTGGACGCGGGGCTCGCCCTGCTGCGCGAGGCCGCCTCCCTGCACGGCGGCACCCTGGTCGGCGAGGCCCGCACCCCGGAAGCGCAGACCGAGCTGTGGGCGGCCCGCCACGGCGTGTATGACGCGCTGCGGGCGGCCTGGCCCGGTCACGCGACCCGCATCGGGGACGTGTGCGTGCCCCTCTCGGCCCTGGCGAGAACGGTGGCGCTGGCTGGGCAGGTGCTGGACGAGCAGGGCCTGACCGCGCCCCTCGTGGGCCATATCGGGGACGGCAACCTGCACCTCCTGATGCACGCCCCTCCCGACGACGCGGACGCCTGGACCCGGATTGACCACGTCCTGCATGCCCTCGCCGCGCACGCCGTCGCGGTGGGGGGCACCTGCACGGGCGAGCATGGGGTGGGGCTGCGCAAGCGGGCGTATCTGCGTTCGGAACACGGGGACGCGCTGGACGTGATGCGGGAGGTGAAGGCTATGCTGGACCCGCTGAACCTGCTGAATCCCGGCAAGGTGGTGGGCGACCCGGCCCTCCTCCCCGCCTCTCCCGTTTCCGATCACGGCGCGGCCGACGGCACCGCTGCCGACTGGAGGCCCGATGTTCCAGCCCGACCGTGA
- a CDS encoding ABC transporter substrate-binding protein, translating to MKRPARLLVTAALLASSSLAAAEIRVGVIVSSTGPAASLGIPEKNTVALLPQTIGGQKVTYTVLDDASDTTAAVTATRKLIQDNKVDVIIGTTTTPASLAMIDVVAEARVPMISLAASEAIIKPVDARRRWVFKTPQTDAIMANAIVAHMAQNRIKTVGYIGFNDAYGEGWLSELQRAAAARNIRVVAVEKYNRADTSVTGQILKIVAARPDAVLVGASGVPAVLPQKTLNDRGYAGKIYQTHGVANADFLRVGGKDVEGAILPAGPVLVADQLPSTNPTQRVGLAYTQAYERRFGQNSVSTFGAHMWDAGLILQKAIPAALKKAKPGTPQFRSALRDALEGTRNVIGAHGIFNMSATDHLGLDARSRVMVQVVNGTWKMIK from the coding sequence ATGAAGCGACCCGCCCGCCTGCTCGTGACCGCTGCCCTGCTGGCCTCCTCGTCCCTCGCCGCCGCCGAGATCCGGGTGGGCGTGATCGTGTCCTCGACTGGCCCGGCCGCCAGCCTGGGGATTCCCGAGAAGAACACGGTCGCCCTGCTGCCCCAGACCATCGGCGGGCAGAAGGTGACCTACACGGTTCTCGACGACGCCTCCGACACCACCGCCGCTGTCACCGCCACCCGCAAGCTGATTCAGGACAACAAGGTGGACGTGATTATCGGCACGACGACCACGCCCGCCAGCCTCGCCATGATCGACGTGGTGGCCGAGGCGCGGGTGCCCATGATCAGCCTCGCCGCGTCCGAGGCGATCATCAAGCCGGTGGACGCGCGGCGGCGCTGGGTGTTCAAGACCCCGCAGACCGACGCGATCATGGCCAACGCCATCGTGGCGCACATGGCGCAAAACCGCATCAAGACGGTCGGGTACATCGGCTTCAACGACGCCTACGGCGAGGGCTGGCTGTCTGAGCTTCAGCGGGCGGCAGCGGCCCGGAACATCCGGGTGGTCGCGGTCGAGAAGTACAACCGCGCCGACACCAGCGTCACCGGCCAGATTCTCAAGATCGTGGCCGCGCGGCCCGACGCCGTGCTTGTCGGGGCCTCCGGCGTGCCCGCCGTGCTGCCGCAAAAGACCCTGAACGACCGGGGCTACGCGGGCAAGATCTACCAGACCCACGGGGTCGCCAACGCCGACTTCCTGCGGGTGGGCGGCAAGGACGTGGAGGGCGCGATCCTGCCCGCCGGACCCGTGCTGGTGGCCGATCAGCTCCCGAGCACCAATCCCACCCAGCGCGTGGGCCTCGCCTACACCCAGGCTTACGAGCGGCGCTTCGGCCAAAACTCGGTGAGCACCTTCGGGGCGCACATGTGGGACGCGGGCCTGATCCTGCAAAAGGCGATTCCGGCCGCCCTGAAAAAGGCCAAGCCCGGCACCCCGCAGTTCCGCTCGGCGCTGCGTGACGCCCTCGAGGGCACCCGCAACGTGATCGGGGCGCACGGCATCTTCAACATGAGTGCGACCGACCACCTCGGCCTCGACGCCCGCAGCCGGGTGATGGTGCAGGTCGTGAACGGCACGTGGAAGATGATCAAGTAA
- a CDS encoding EAL domain-containing protein, whose product MSSPLPPAPAPSLPAALPEGAFRPLLYLYARLTEARAVTLTLSGEGGAPVWQGGWPAPLSGEADDAPTGTLTFRREDLRGTLAFWSAARPPAGAGEDGPHPFVACLLEELALHAEQAELRSAHEQLRAVVQEAPLAVYALTLEGLVKHWNAAAEQTLGVSGSEVLGRGVEDTALGQAFAALRRSASRGQGSIAPQLLHLPQPDGEPVEVTLTASPVPGGLVGTAQRTTPEESGRHHTRRQLALLESVLAHANDAVLITEAEPVDLPGPRIVYANAAFTRTTGYAAEEVLGGTPRLLQGPRTDRRALDKIRRALKRWESVVVEVVNYRKDGSEFWVELSIAPVADETGWYTHWISIQRDITERKQFAEHLDRERAQVLELAARNAPLSQVLARLSGTLERQFAGRRAALVLPGEPPEVYTARGDADQDRDGWAQLLAAPEGEEGGAPSVWQHPVTGAEGRRLGTLLLRGRRPGEPNADERAQLGAGAQLAALVIERYEAHRALERHALYDALTSLPNRVLFERELQRTLAQARADGQPVAVGLMDLDRFKLINDTLGHSVGDALLQQVAARLRAALGPRDTLARMGGDEFLLVLGAAATPADVGRAAERLIQTFRQPFLLAEREVFVRPSIGFSIFPQAGTVVEQLLQQADTAMYQAKRRGGGYALYTPEGEERLAAMTLETALNRALERGEFVLHYQPQLEPHTGRLTGVEALVRWEHPELGLVSPAEFIPLAEVTGLIVPIGAWVLRQACAQAVAWAALAPELRVAVNLSARQFQQPELAETVTRALRESGLEPGRLELELTESMLMHALEAHETLQRLKALGVRVVVDDFGTGYSNLAYLKQYPIDGLKIDRSFTAGVGASPVPAGRDEALVKAVMDLAHALELEVTAEGVERPGQLDFLRGRGCDRVQGYLTGRPLSAEAFGALLAQGLATD is encoded by the coding sequence TTGTCCTCTCCCCTGCCCCCCGCTCCTGCTCCTTCCCTGCCCGCCGCGCTGCCCGAGGGCGCGTTCAGGCCGCTGCTGTACCTGTACGCCCGGCTCACCGAGGCGCGGGCGGTCACGCTCACCCTGTCCGGGGAGGGCGGGGCGCCGGTCTGGCAGGGGGGCTGGCCCGCGCCACTGTCCGGGGAAGCGGACGACGCGCCGACGGGCACGCTGACCTTCCGGCGAGAGGACCTGCGGGGCACCCTGGCCTTCTGGTCGGCGGCGCGGCCGCCCGCCGGGGCGGGGGAGGACGGGCCTCACCCCTTCGTGGCCTGCTTGCTGGAGGAACTCGCGCTGCACGCCGAGCAGGCCGAGTTGCGTTCGGCCCACGAGCAGCTCCGGGCCGTCGTGCAGGAAGCGCCGCTGGCGGTGTACGCGCTGACGCTGGAGGGGCTGGTCAAGCACTGGAACGCGGCGGCCGAGCAGACCCTGGGGGTCAGCGGCAGCGAGGTGCTGGGCCGGGGGGTGGAGGACACGGCGCTGGGCCAGGCCTTTGCGGCCCTGCGGCGCTCGGCGTCGCGGGGGCAGGGCAGCATCGCGCCGCAGCTTCTGCACCTGCCGCAGCCTGACGGCGAGCCGGTCGAGGTGACCCTGACGGCCTCGCCCGTGCCGGGGGGATTGGTGGGGACCGCGCAGCGCACCACCCCGGAGGAGAGCGGGCGGCACCACACCCGGCGGCAGCTCGCCCTGCTCGAATCGGTGCTCGCGCACGCCAACGACGCCGTGCTGATCACCGAGGCCGAACCCGTCGATCTGCCCGGCCCGCGCATCGTGTATGCGAACGCCGCCTTTACCCGCACGACCGGCTACGCGGCCGAGGAAGTGCTGGGCGGGACCCCGCGTCTTCTCCAGGGGCCGCGCACCGACCGCCGGGCGCTCGACAAGATCCGGCGTGCCCTGAAGCGCTGGGAGAGCGTGGTCGTCGAGGTGGTGAACTACCGCAAGGACGGCTCGGAGTTCTGGGTGGAGCTGTCCATCGCGCCCGTCGCCGACGAGACCGGATGGTACACCCACTGGATTTCGATTCAGCGCGACATCACCGAGCGCAAGCAGTTTGCCGAACACCTCGACCGCGAGCGGGCACAGGTGCTGGAACTCGCCGCCCGCAACGCGCCCCTCTCGCAGGTGCTCGCCCGGCTCTCGGGCACCCTGGAGCGGCAGTTCGCGGGCCGCCGCGCCGCCCTGGTGCTGCCCGGCGAGCCGCCCGAGGTCTACACCGCGCGGGGGGATGCCGACCAGGACCGCGACGGCTGGGCACAGCTTCTGGCCGCGCCGGAGGGCGAGGAAGGCGGTGCCCCCTCCGTCTGGCAGCACCCCGTGACCGGCGCCGAGGGGCGGCGGCTGGGCACCCTGCTGCTGCGGGGGCGCCGTCCGGGAGAGCCCAACGCGGACGAGCGGGCGCAGCTTGGCGCAGGAGCGCAGCTCGCCGCGCTGGTGATCGAGCGCTACGAGGCCCACCGGGCGCTGGAACGCCACGCCCTGTACGACGCCCTGACCAGCCTGCCCAACCGGGTGCTGTTCGAGCGCGAACTCCAGCGCACCCTGGCCCAGGCGCGGGCAGACGGGCAACCCGTGGCGGTCGGCCTGATGGACCTTGACCGCTTCAAGCTGATCAACGACACCCTGGGCCACAGCGTCGGGGACGCCCTGCTGCAACAGGTCGCGGCGCGGCTGCGGGCGGCGCTGGGGCCGCGCGACACCCTGGCCCGCATGGGCGGCGACGAGTTCCTGCTGGTGCTGGGCGCGGCGGCCACCCCCGCCGACGTGGGGCGGGCCGCCGAGCGCCTGATCCAGACCTTTCGCCAGCCCTTCCTCCTCGCCGAGCGGGAGGTGTTCGTGCGGCCCAGCATCGGCTTCAGCATCTTTCCGCAGGCGGGAACGGTGGTCGAACAGCTTCTTCAGCAGGCTGACACCGCCATGTATCAGGCCAAGCGCCGGGGCGGCGGCTACGCCCTGTACACCCCGGAGGGCGAGGAACGCCTCGCCGCGATGACGCTGGAGACGGCCCTGAACCGTGCCCTGGAGCGCGGGGAATTCGTCCTGCACTACCAGCCGCAACTGGAGCCGCACACCGGACGCCTGACCGGGGTGGAGGCGTTGGTGCGCTGGGAGCACCCCGAGCTGGGGCTGGTGTCCCCCGCCGAGTTCATCCCGCTCGCGGAAGTGACGGGCCTGATCGTGCCCATCGGGGCGTGGGTGCTGCGCCAGGCCTGCGCCCAGGCGGTCGCGTGGGCGGCCCTGGCACCGGAGTTGCGCGTGGCGGTCAACCTCTCGGCGCGGCAGTTCCAGCAGCCCGAACTCGCCGAGACGGTGACGCGGGCGCTGCGCGAGTCGGGGCTGGAACCCGGACGGCTGGAACTGGAACTCACCGAGAGCATGCTGATGCACGCGCTGGAGGCGCACGAGACCTTGCAGCGCCTCAAGGCCCTGGGCGTGCGGGTCGTCGTGGACGACTTCGGCACCGGATACTCCAACCTCGCCTATCTCAAGCAGTACCCTATCGACGGCCTGAAGATCGACCGCTCCTTTACGGCCGGGGTGGGGGCCAGCCCGGTCCCCGCCGGACGCGACGAGGCCCTCGTCAAGGCCGTGATGGACCTCGCCCACGCCCTGGAGCTGGAGGTCACCGCCGAGGGGGTCGAGCGCCCCGGACAGCTCGACTTCCTGCGAGGGCGGGGCTGTGATCGGGTACAGGGCTACCTCACCGGGCGGCCCCTGAGTGCCGAGGCATTTGGGGCGCTGCTCGCGCAGGGGCTCGCCACCGACTGA
- a CDS encoding CdaR family transcriptional regulator, which yields MRDTSPDLLALPDLAALLGSLREAVTGPQPERELVARLARLTGGRAEIRASWGDVVAVAGEPAGPEVTRRLSYGDASGERHVGSLSLAAAPEWAPLVPVAVEYALLARLQAAAAGAARRRVGERTLDALLSGTVPQARLPDSEPVAVAVAAFARPPAPGSAARTAHAHALDVLAAVGEGYFLERGLTAHSTVRGDRAVWLWPTLDLAREARDLHAALLASTAQDVRLGVSAPHPGPRHARTAEGEARHALAATRQARGSTTYHAMDPLYALLADGSFAPLRGQVRSRLAALEDGGRTEATLRAYLAHSGPLPELAARLHVHVNTLRYRLRRAEEVLGGSLRDPSVLARLYLAFGAEGEEGTP from the coding sequence ATGCGGGACACCTCGCCCGACCTGCTCGCGCTGCCTGATCTGGCGGCCCTGCTCGGCTCCTTGCGGGAGGCCGTCACCGGGCCTCAACCCGAGCGCGAACTCGTGGCGCGGCTGGCCCGGCTGACGGGCGGGCGGGCCGAGATTCGCGCGAGCTGGGGCGACGTGGTGGCGGTGGCCGGAGAACCCGCCGGGCCGGAGGTGACCCGCCGCCTGAGCTACGGCGACGCGAGCGGCGAGCGGCATGTGGGCAGCCTCAGTCTGGCGGCGGCGCCGGAGTGGGCGCCCCTGGTTCCCGTGGCGGTGGAATATGCGCTGCTGGCGCGGCTCCAGGCGGCGGCAGCGGGCGCGGCGCGGCGACGGGTGGGGGAGAGGACGCTGGACGCCCTGCTCTCAGGCACGGTGCCCCAGGCCCGCCTGCCCGACTCCGAACCCGTCGCCGTGGCGGTGGCGGCCTTCGCCCGGCCCCCCGCGCCCGGCTCGGCCGCCCGGACGGCCCATGCCCACGCCCTCGACGTGCTCGCGGCGGTGGGGGAGGGGTACTTTCTGGAGCGCGGCCTGACCGCCCACTCCACCGTGCGGGGGGACCGGGCGGTGTGGCTGTGGCCGACCCTCGACCTGGCGCGGGAGGCGCGGGACCTGCACGCCGCGCTGCTCGCCAGCACCGCGCAGGATGTGCGGCTCGGCGTCAGTGCCCCGCACCCCGGTCCCCGGCACGCCCGCACCGCCGAGGGAGAGGCGCGGCACGCCCTCGCCGCCACGCGGCAGGCGCGGGGGTCCACGACCTATCACGCGATGGACCCGCTCTATGCCCTGCTCGCGGACGGTTCTTTCGCGCCGCTGCGGGGGCAGGTGCGGTCGCGGCTCGCCGCGCTGGAAGACGGGGGCCGCACCGAGGCCACCCTGCGGGCGTACCTCGCCCACTCGGGGCCGCTGCCCGAGCTGGCCGCGCGGCTGCACGTGCACGTCAACACCCTGCGCTACCGCCTGCGCCGCGCCGAGGAGGTGCTGGGAGGCTCCCTGCGTGACCCCTCGGTGCTGGCCCGGCTGTACCTCGCCTTTGGGGCCGAGGGGGAGGAAGGGACGCCCTAA
- a CDS encoding fumarylacetoacetate hydrolase family protein, producing MKYARFIAGGRALNGHLHDGQLIDAAGVAHDPNTVQFRLPVDPPKVIALALNYNDHAGELGLTQPSEPALFWKPNTTLLPHRGTVIYPRGAEFMHYEVELGVIIGRDARRVKAGNAMDYVGGYTIGNDLVVRDYVTNTFRPPLRGKGWDTFGPLGPYYVTADEIADPHDLALTAHVNGELRQQGSTRDMIFSIPELIEHISRFMTLQKDDVILTGTPKGISHVHPGDVMRLEVEGLGVLENGIQEEDDQAEPIKGKEAKEGEWDGR from the coding sequence TTGAAATACGCCCGCTTTATCGCCGGGGGCCGCGCCCTGAACGGTCACCTGCACGACGGCCAGCTCATTGACGCCGCCGGAGTTGCCCACGATCCGAACACCGTGCAGTTCCGCCTGCCCGTCGACCCGCCCAAGGTGATCGCCCTGGCGCTGAACTACAACGACCACGCGGGCGAACTGGGCCTCACGCAACCCAGCGAACCCGCCCTGTTCTGGAAGCCGAACACCACCCTGCTGCCGCACCGGGGCACCGTGATCTACCCGCGCGGCGCCGAGTTCATGCACTACGAGGTCGAACTGGGCGTGATCATCGGCCGGGACGCCCGCCGGGTGAAGGCGGGGAATGCGATGGATTACGTCGGCGGCTACACCATCGGCAACGACCTGGTGGTGCGCGACTACGTGACGAACACCTTCCGGCCGCCCCTGCGCGGCAAGGGCTGGGACACCTTCGGGCCGCTGGGACCGTACTACGTCACCGCCGACGAGATCGCGGACCCGCACGACCTCGCCCTCACCGCGCATGTGAACGGCGAGCTGCGGCAGCAGGGCAGCACCCGCGACATGATCTTCTCGATTCCCGAGCTGATCGAGCACATCTCGCGCTTCATGACCCTCCAAAAGGACGACGTGATCCTGACGGGCACCCCGAAGGGCATCAGCCACGTCCACCCCGGCGACGTGATGCGGCTGGAGGTCGAGGGGCTGGGCGTGCTGGAAAACGGCATTCAGGAGGAGGATGACCAGGCCGAGCCCATCAAGGGCAAGGAAGCGAAGGAAGGCGAGTGGGACGGGCGGTGA
- the hpaE gene encoding 5-carboxymethyl-2-hydroxymuconate semialdehyde dehydrogenase, which translates to MTQTPPPAAQHPNHDLARELRESKLSGGLRHFIGGEWVDSRSGETFQTHTPTDNSALATVASGDAADIDRAARAAHDAFQTWREVSGAERRKILHRIADLIEKRSQEIAVLESVDTGQAIRFMKSAAARGAENFRFYADRAPGAQDGESLPAPGFLNYSIRQPIGPVGVITPWNTPFMLSTWKIAPALAAGCTVVHKPAEWSPVTATLLAEIMDEAGLPQGVHNLVHGFGESAGKALTEHPLIKAVAFVGETVTGSHIMRQGADTLKRVHFELGGKNPVVVFDDADLEKALDAVVFMIYSLNGERCTSSSRVLIQEGIYDEFTARIAERARNIRVGDPLDPDTEVGPLVHPRHFEKVLSYFDKAREEGATIAAGGERVGGEGNYVSPTLFTGARNDMRISQEEIFGPVLTAIPFTDEADALALANDVNYGLAGYLWTNDLTRAHRFAHGLEAGMIWVNSENVRHLPTPFGGVKNSGIGRDGGDYSFEFYMETKNIAISLGTHKTARLGVGAPPKVQKEVAEG; encoded by the coding sequence ATGACCCAGACCCCTCCCCCAGCGGCACAGCACCCCAACCACGATCTCGCCCGTGAACTGCGTGAAAGCAAGCTCAGCGGCGGCCTGCGCCACTTCATTGGCGGCGAGTGGGTGGACTCCAGAAGCGGCGAGACTTTCCAGACCCACACGCCCACCGACAATTCCGCGCTGGCGACCGTGGCGAGCGGCGACGCGGCCGACATTGACCGCGCTGCCCGCGCCGCCCACGACGCCTTCCAGACGTGGCGCGAGGTGAGCGGGGCCGAGCGCCGGAAAATCCTGCACCGAATCGCCGACCTGATCGAGAAGCGGTCGCAGGAGATCGCCGTGCTGGAGAGCGTGGATACCGGACAGGCCATCCGGTTCATGAAGTCGGCGGCGGCCCGTGGGGCGGAGAACTTCCGCTTCTACGCCGACCGCGCTCCGGGTGCCCAGGATGGCGAGAGCCTCCCCGCCCCCGGCTTCCTGAACTACTCCATCCGGCAGCCCATCGGCCCGGTCGGGGTCATCACGCCCTGGAACACGCCCTTCATGCTGAGCACCTGGAAGATCGCCCCGGCGCTCGCCGCCGGCTGCACGGTCGTCCACAAGCCCGCCGAGTGGAGTCCGGTCACGGCGACCCTGCTCGCCGAGATCATGGACGAGGCGGGGCTGCCTCAGGGCGTCCACAACCTCGTGCACGGCTTCGGGGAGAGCGCGGGCAAGGCGTTGACCGAACACCCGCTCATCAAGGCAGTCGCCTTTGTCGGCGAGACGGTGACGGGCAGCCACATCATGCGGCAGGGGGCGGACACCCTGAAGCGCGTGCATTTCGAACTGGGCGGCAAGAATCCGGTCGTGGTGTTCGACGACGCCGATCTGGAAAAGGCCCTCGACGCCGTGGTCTTCATGATCTACAGCCTGAACGGGGAACGCTGCACCAGCTCCAGCCGGGTGCTCATCCAGGAGGGCATCTACGACGAGTTCACCGCCCGCATCGCCGAACGGGCGCGGAACATCCGGGTGGGTGACCCCCTCGACCCCGACACCGAGGTCGGGCCGCTGGTTCACCCGCGCCATTTCGAGAAGGTCCTGTCCTACTTCGACAAGGCCCGCGAGGAAGGGGCCACCATCGCGGCGGGCGGCGAGCGCGTGGGGGGCGAGGGCAATTACGTCTCCCCCACCCTCTTCACCGGGGCGCGGAATGACATGCGGATCAGCCAGGAGGAGATCTTCGGCCCGGTCCTGACAGCCATCCCCTTCACCGACGAGGCGGACGCCCTGGCCCTCGCCAACGACGTGAACTACGGCCTCGCCGGGTACCTGTGGACGAACGACCTGACCCGTGCCCACCGCTTCGCGCACGGGCTGGAGGCGGGCATGATCTGGGTGAACTCCGAGAACGTGCGGCACCTGCCCACGCCCTTCGGTGGCGTGAAAAACAGCGGCATCGGGCGCGACGGCGGCGACTATTCCTTCGAGTTCTACATGGAGACGAAGAACATCGCCATCTCGCTGGGGACGCACAAGACGGCACGGCTGGGGGTGGGCGCCCCGCCGAAGGTGCAGAAGGAGGTGGCGGAGGGATGA
- a CDS encoding NAD(P)-dependent oxidoreductase has protein sequence MTPHTVLLTGAAGQVGSALREGLRGRFPVLRLTDNRDLGEAQQGEEIVPADLTNFDEIRAAMEGVDAVIHLGGIADEHTYERIRDVNFDGTYHVLEAARQAGVRRVAFASSIHAVGFYPRSEKIGPDVPVRPDTYYGVSKVFGEALGRMYWERYDIEFVGVRICSFQPKPKDARHLSTWLSPRDAVQLFEKAVTVPDVGFLIVAGISGNTRRWMTPEGWDVLGYVPQDDAEAYAAEVEHIHGDPRDITEQRQGGIFVDPEYRGLAGKEG, from the coding sequence ATGACGCCCCACACCGTCCTCCTCACCGGAGCCGCCGGACAGGTCGGTTCGGCCCTGCGCGAGGGCCTGCGCGGGCGCTTCCCCGTCCTGCGCCTGACCGACAACCGCGACCTGGGGGAAGCTCAGCAGGGCGAGGAGATCGTCCCCGCCGACCTCACCAACTTTGACGAGATCCGCGCCGCGATGGAAGGTGTAGACGCCGTGATCCACCTCGGCGGGATCGCGGACGAGCATACCTACGAGCGCATCCGCGACGTGAACTTCGACGGGACCTATCACGTCCTCGAAGCGGCGCGGCAGGCGGGCGTGCGGCGGGTGGCCTTCGCATCCTCCATCCACGCGGTCGGCTTCTATCCCCGCTCCGAGAAGATCGGGCCGGACGTGCCGGTGCGCCCCGACACCTACTACGGCGTCAGCAAGGTCTTCGGTGAGGCACTGGGCCGCATGTACTGGGAGCGGTACGACATCGAGTTTGTCGGCGTCCGCATCTGCTCCTTCCAACCCAAGCCGAAGGATGCCCGGCACCTCTCGACCTGGCTCAGCCCCCGTGACGCGGTACAGCTTTTTGAAAAGGCGGTCACTGTTCCCGACGTGGGCTTCCTGATCGTCGCGGGCATCAGCGGCAACACCCGCCGCTGGATGACCCCCGAAGGCTGGGACGTGCTGGGCTATGTCCCCCAGGACGATGCCGAAGCCTATGCCGCCGAGGTGGAGCACATCCACGGTGACCCGCGAGACATCACCGAGCAGCGGCAGGGCGGCATTTTCGTGGACCCGGAGTACCGGGGACTGGCGGGGAAGGAGGGCTAA
- a CDS encoding VOC family protein, with translation MAVLEHVAFRARDLGRTQVFYELLGAETSLRGERLLATFRGGTRLIFDRSETAPDVAAVTYLGLELDSFDEVDRLLARISEQTSIQHDMREHYRHTTGPYGFFVTDPDGYVLKVFKYHGAEEA, from the coding sequence GTGGCCGTGCTGGAACACGTCGCCTTCAGGGCCAGAGATCTCGGCCGCACCCAGGTTTTTTACGAGTTGCTTGGCGCGGAAACGTCCCTGCGCGGAGAGAGGCTGCTCGCCACTTTTCGCGGTGGGACGCGACTGATCTTCGACCGCAGCGAGACGGCACCCGACGTGGCTGCCGTGACGTATCTGGGCCTTGAACTGGACTCGTTCGACGAGGTGGACCGATTGCTTGCCCGCATCTCCGAACAGACCAGCATCCAGCACGACATGCGCGAGCACTACCGGCACACCACCGGCCCCTACGGCTTTTTCGTGACCGATCCCGACGGCTACGTCCTCAAAGTCTTCAAGTACCACGGCGCCGAAGAGGCGTAA